In Rhodamnia argentea isolate NSW1041297 chromosome 5, ASM2092103v1, whole genome shotgun sequence, the DNA window TTCCATATATGGCTTAAACAAATTCTACATCATTGCTTTAAATTCCAcaaatttcaataaataaatgcatGCCACATCAGCTACTGATGTGATGTTTCGGGCTTTAAAACtactgaatattttttttttgtaaaattttgtaCTGGAATTTTATATTATTGGGTTAATaatacgaaaaatctcaaaatggcatacatgtaacaaatttatcctaaaatatatttttttaccacaaaaaacctcacattggtacacatatgaaaaatttaccccaaactatttttttaaccactaaaaatctcaatcGGTACAcctgtgaaaaatttatcccaaattctTTTACCAACAAAAATCTAAccggtacacatatgacaaatttacccaacgTTAATTGCCGTTAAATAGGattaatgccatgaaaaatcttaaactaaatcaatttgtgacaaatattccaatttaggataaatttatcgtaagcataccagtttgaaatttttgatggtcaaagcATTAGTTCTCgataaattgggttaatatcacgaaaaatttcaaattgaatcaatttgtcacaaatgtacaaaTTTGGGgtcaatttgtcacaagtacatcaatttgaaattttttatggtaaaaaaataatttgagataaatttatcacaagtgtatcaatttgatatttttcattttattaacCCTACATTATTTTTGTTTGACAGAAAATAAGCAGAACCTTTAAAAAGGTACAAATAACGACGTATGAAACTTTTTCACGatcttttgaaacttgaaataaATGCCAGAGAAAATCCCCAGTAAAAGTAATAAAGCAGTTTCTTCGTCCTCCCAGACCTCCTTTTGCCCCCCGCTGAGGCATTAATCTATGATAAAACAAGGTCAAACAGTTTCAATTCATGAACCTCGATTTCACTGGCTCCTCAGTCCCATAGTCTTATGCTCTAGATCCCCTGCCAAATGCACTGGCAATGACTAAAAGCTCAAGCAGGAAAAACAGTGTCATGAATCAGTCTCAGTAGTACAGCAGTACAGAATTTCCTCCTCAACCAATTTACAAAGGAAGCAATTCGAGCATGAGCGAGGGAAGCATCAATCAAATTCTCTGTATAGGAGTTTCACAATACAACCAATACAAAGAATAGGAAACTCTGACAGGCTGGAAGATAACACGCAAAAACGAAGCTCGATCGACAGATTGCTATGACttattttcaaataaatgttAGGAGGAAATCTCTGGTTCCGATGTTCTCTGTTTATACACAAGGACCATCCGAGGACGGGCGAGCATGAGCACTTCTGTGGTTTTCCTTAGTTTCCCTGACTTTATATCTGTTCGTTTCCTTTGAGGATGTTGTACTTGCAGAGAGGACAGGTCGCATTCATCTTGAGCCATTTCACGATACACGTTGAATGGAAATGATGGTTGCAGGGGAGAGCGTGGAGCTCTGCTCCGTCCTCATACGAGGTGAGACATATACAGCATTCCTATGGAAAATCGAAGTAGAGAATTCATCTTATAAGCAAGATAAGTGCTAAAATGCTACAATACAAGTTCCATACTCTCAGAAGATGTTATTTTACAAACTCCTCGCTCCGGTATGCCCGAACATTACATAAATCAAACCTCTCAAGGGTTTCCTCTCACACACTGCTAACCAGATTCTGAACCTTACTAGGAATTACGGATGATATGGCAATATCCGGCATTACCAATCTAAATGTAAACGAAGTATAAATAGAGCAAAGATAACTATAAGTGCACATGGACAGCATAACACAAGACCCACGACATCCAATTTCCAAGATTGGGCACACTTCAAGTTGGTAGAGCACACGATGGCACCCTTAAGGACAATTGGAGGAGATTATAACATGATTACTGGGAAAAAAAGAGTTTACTGCCCGCTTTTTATCAAGTGATATGAATTAAATTTTGATGCAGCAAATAGGGGCGTACAAATTTTAATTGTGGCAGTCAAAATAAACCAGCAGATTAAGTAGCATAGGCAGCAATAAGGGAGTGGCATGTTTTTAATTGGCCAGCTACAGAACCAAGACCTTATTTAGATGGAATCGCATTATCCGCGAGATCGGGTCACTATTTATATTGATTAAACAATTGTTGGATGCATTCTAATCGACGTCATCTAAACTAGGGCAAAATCTAGCCAGACAAGCTAAGCACTAAGGCTGGATCTTTTCTATTTTCGTCATTGTCCCTAGGGATCTAACTGGAGGGATGTCTTTAAACATCCCAGGTCGATCACAGCAGGGCACCAGAAAGCAGTGTAGAATAGTTGGGTTTTGATGCTTCGATCATGAATAAGGTTTTATTATCATTCTTAAAGGGAGGATGAcctgaaaataaatgaatgcaGATTGTCTACCATTTCATCTGAGGCAGTGTAGAATAGTTGGGCTTTGATGCTTCGATCATGAATAAGGTTTTGCTATCATTCTCAAAGCGCTGATGacccgaaaaaaaataaatgcaaatTGTCTGCCATTTCATCTTGAGACTGGATTGCTCATATTCTCTCTTTCCATGTCAGTGTTTCTTTACTCATAAATTTGGATCGTTAGCTCAACATTTCCACCAGTAATCAGAACATATCTCCAATGCATAGCCCATATTATCAAGCAAAATAAACCGTTAGAAGAGCAAAGTTGTCATTATAGCACAATAACTCACCGCATCCTCAGGCAGAAGCAATCTTTCATTTGCTAGATATCCGCTAGTTGTTTCAACAGGAACCATCTTTCCAGCTCCAACAACAGTTTTTTCACCATCACTCAATATATGAAACTTGTATTTAGGAAGGATACTAAGATCGGCCTCTGATGCACCCTCCTGTTCAGTCGTGAAAACAGAAAAGACAATAAAGAACGGCCCCAAAAAAAGTTGTGGCCAAAAAATAGGGCCTTTTATTATATGATAGCTTCATACCTGTCCAGCAAAAGCATAGAGAATCGCAATAATGCATGGCAGACAGCAACATAGAGCAATCCCAATCAGACATGCCAAAACAACACAAAAGATGGCAAAGAATACGTCAAATGCCAGAAATACCACAGCCAACCTGCACAAATTCAGAATTAGATAGTCCAGCAGTAGCAATTCCTGTTTTCtcttttacaattttatttAATAGTCATTATTCTCCATGCCAAAAAAATCACTGCATGAATGATGACCGTGTGTGTGAGAGTGACTGAGAGAAAGAAGACAAGACCAACAATCAGTGGTATGGAACATGGGAaacacccacacacacacaacccCGCCACCCATCCCCCCCCCcgcgaaccaaaaaaaaaaatacacaattaAAATTAGATCAAGATACTAGGGTGTCCTAGAAAATGCATGCAGTTCACCAAATATGTAACCAATGAAACCAATGATTGAAGTACCTAAGTGATGTGTCATATGATGCTTTTCCTCTATGCAACATACTCCTTCCTCTGCCTTATCCTTAAGTCCTAGATTTACGTCCCCCCAATTCCCCATGCTCAtacaacgacgacgacgacaaaagcagcttttttttcttctatgttTTTCCCCCTTGTACTAAGTGAGGTTGGCTATATGGGTAGTAGCACCCAAATACTTGATGCCTCAAACTAGCAAAAACATAAAACTGAAGTTCTCTTAACATGAGAAATCGAGAAGGGCTTAACATGAGAAATCGAGAAGGGTCAACATCATACCAGTAGAGACGAGGCGCTTCGCTTAAAAGAACATCTCCGCCAGATACTACCCAATAAAAGCCAACTATCCACCACAGAAATGAGGCCATGGTATTCACCGATTCACAGCGTTTGGTGACACTACAGAAGACATCGCCAATAAACAATTAACAGCCAATAAATTGGAACATTACAACTCCAGCTAAGCAACTAAACACGGGGTCAGTTTGAGAGCAAAGGTCGAGCATCTATGCCAGTATTATAAAATGCCCCTGCATACACTTTGCGACGGCAAAAGCATGACCAGACACTTTGCTAACTTCAGTCATCAGCAAGATGGATCTTTCTAGCACATGCCCCCATCAAATAGAATTTGCTATGTTCAGAAAATAATAGTACACCTATTGGGGTAATAATTGTTAAGTGCAAATTATATCTAGAACTCCTGAATAACTTTATATTGTGCTTCTCAACAAAGAGCATTAAGGATTCTCCTTAAAGATGAGCTTTCTATATTAGAAATTCTACATGCAATAGAACTCCTATCAAATTAAGCACTCCATGGAAAACACTTAACTAGGCTCTTTCTATAGATACAACAGAAGAATGTGAACAAGATGGCGGTACCTCGATATATTGGTAATGATACATAAGTATTTAGGCTTTGTTTGGAGTAACTTTAACTTTTTCAGTATTCTACATGACTTGTTACTTTTTGTTTTAAGGAGCAACGCTTGAATAGACGCTAGACAAGCATTTTCATGCATATATTTTTGCTGGCACTTCTTCTCTGTCATCACCCCTGATGTTATCCTCTGCCTCGCTTGTTTTTATGCATCACTACTCTACATTTGGGTGCACAAGAAAGTATCTTCACAACCAATATCAATAAAGACCGCATCAGGAGCAAACTTTGGCAGAATCTCAACaagaaatgaacaaaatatCAAAGGTGGGCCATGGATGGATCACCCATAAGGAACATGAAATGATAAACGAAAGGAAGAGCGCTCATCTCTCACTTGGTCATTCATgtcaaaggaaggaagaaaaggtGCGACATGGTTCTATTTCCGTCATATTCAAACTCGCAACTTCAAGAAGCTATATTTGGTTTGTGAAATGTGGAAAAAAGAGAACGGGGTCGGTTAGTAGGAAATCTCCTTCATTGACCACTTGACAACAGGGGAAACGGTGGGAAATTAGTATATCTcaagttcacattttctttcTAGAAATGCAATGTGGGAGGAAATGGAGAATTACCAGAGCACAAAATGCCACCTTCTAAAACATGACACACACGTCCATCTCTATCCATCACTTCCTTTCTTTCGCCTACGTCCAACTATGAAACACGAGATggaaatttctgttcttttatctcctttttttctaCATTATTACAGTAATCCTTTGACCTACTTCGCCTTGCAACCCTTCAAAATGTAAGGTATGAGTATCATCTTTCTAGTTCTCTCCATTTCCTCTTAACTTCAAAGTAGGAAATCTCTGCAAACGGCCACTGTATGTCCAATTAAATCTAGTCCCACTACCACAAATAGAAATCAACCATTGCAATCCAGAGAAATGAATTAAAACTCACTTGGACCGAGCTGAGCTGCCCGAAGCCGTGTCCACGCCAGCCTCCTCGTCCTCGCTGTCATTCACGTAGTTGTAGTTCTGCTGCCGCTCCTCGTCCCTGACCCTCCGCGAGTTGCGCCGCCGGTACTCAATCCACACGAGGACGACGTGGACCAGGCACTGCGCGGCGTACCCGCAGATCCAGAGCCGGATCGGGGTGTTGGGGTGCTCGTCCGCGGTGCAGACGAGCATGACGACGGACACCACGACGAACGCCGTGTTCCACATGATGTCGAGCGCGACCACGGGCTTCGAGTAGCCCCAGTCGGCGCGCCGCTGCTCGAGCTCCCGCGCCGCCGTCTCCCGGACCAGCATGGAGGGCCCGCGCCGCCCCGTGGCCCGCCCGAGGAGGACGGCGAGGGAGGGCGGGCGGGGCCCGGAGCCGGAGTCGTCGGCGCCGCCCTGGCGGGAGGCGAGGAGCGGGGCCTGGGGGTCGGAGCCCGCCGCGGCAGCCGCGGAGGAGGGGgaattggaggaggaggaggaggacatgACGGAGGGTGGCGGCGGGTGCTATTGGGGTCGGGGACAAGGGGTTCGCATCCCTGAAGTCCCTTTTCAGCTGgcagagtaagagagagagagagagagagacagagacagattGAAGCTGGTTGAGTGTGAATAGGAAGAGAGACGAGAAATGGGTCTGtcggatcttcttcttcttcttcgtctcgtGTTCGCTGTCGTCGTTGGGGTTGAACGGTAGATGCGAGGACTGTGTCGTGTCGTTGAGTGAAGCTCCAACTCTTTCTTGAAGCAGAAACAGGCTTCGTGGGTTGTGTTTTAGCCGGTGGCGGATCTTGGCAAAGCGTGCGCCTCCCTTTGGGCGGGCCGCCACCACGGTGACGTGGAAGGGTCCACGGCGACATGGCGCCACGTGTTGGCCATTGAATGGGCCGGCTCTACAGGTGACGTGGAGCAGCCGGCCCACCCAAACATGTTCTCCATGACGAGTAGCTGAATTTTTCGGTTGTCGTTCCATCGCGAAGCGTACCTTATTTTCTCTCCCGCTCCCAGTTTATCCGCTATTCTAACCTTCTTTTTGGCGGGGGCTGTGTCGCTTACGCCCATGGATCTCGTCAGGTCATTTTCGGTCATTACTCTCGTTGTGGCAGTTTAATGGTAAACCGCATGAATTTCGAGCCGGTTGACTCTGATTGTGAAAATTGGATACTTCGATCGAGGGCCACTTCTGTGGTACCATAATGTACCGGGCGACATTGACGACACGCGGTAGAGTGTCAAATCGTCGAGAATTGTTGATCGAGGAGGTCCGAAATTGAGACCCGCCCGTCATTTGTTCATGCTCTGTTATAGACGTTAAACACGTCACTCATGGTGATATTGGtaagcagaaattcattttggAGGAAGCTGGTCGAGAGCTTTCTCGTCAAATTGCTACATCTTGGATCAAGAATTAGTCACTAGCTCCAACTCTTCGGTTTTCAAAAGAATTGTGATCATCACCTTAGACTATAACAGACTATACCAATCAAATGGGTGAGTCGGATTCGGATTGGGTATGGTCAAAAATGATTTGACTcatattgatcaatttaatccattttgacccatatcaTATAATACAAATCTAGCAACACATATCCGACTCAATCCATACCCGATCCCCGCCGatttatattactaaaacactttaaTATTAAATCCGTCAACCAGCGGACAACAATCGGCAATTGCTCGCCACCGCCGCTTGCTGCGATATTATCATAACCTCTCAACGATCATGATGAGGTTCACAATTTGCATTTTCATGAGCTTGCTCGTCCTCCATAATTGGGCTAGAGACGAACTTCACATAGCTACTGCCTCCAAATTCGAACACCTTGCTTGTTCGATTGAAGGTAATCAAATTGTGACAACAtcagcaatacaagtttaaaaAATATCATAGCATGGGCTCGTAATGTCACCTATGATTGACTATTATCTGTCTACTTTAATGGCAGGACTATTGGACAAGTACTTCGAGGTGGTGGCCGATAAGGAAAACGAGGCTGATGGAAGCatcaaaatctgcaaatggGTTCTGCATTCGAAAGCAAAGGACGAATCCCTGGTAAGCCTTCTTTCGCCTCTTTAATTTCCCAAACTATTGTAGACGGGCCCGATTAATTGCAAGTGATGGGGTGACGGGCGGTGGGGCAGGTGTCATGGATCGAGGTTTTTGCGAGCCGACGAACCGATCAAATGGCTCGAATGAACCATGAGACTTTGAAGTGTCCtgttctttagggttttcttgattttcttgatTTCTCTATACTATTCTTAAAGGCGGGCAATATGATAATTATTCCATGTTCTAGAACTTTCGGTAGTTGTTAGATGGGGAGGTGCAATCTAAGCCATTAGATATGATCAATGAATGCAATGAGAGATCCTCTGATATAAATAAAGGTATCCTCTAGTGTTGAGTAATACAAAGCATTCTCTCTATGAGCTTCTTTCTAAACTAAAAGACTTAGCTTAGACGCTCATCTAAGGAAGCCTAATTGCCACACGGATTGATCCCAAAAAGTCGGCCCGTGACATGAGCGGGAGCCGAccagatttttaatttgttatgtaaaagataaaaaaaaaattatgaattaaaaatatataaaatagaaaaattaattaaaaggcaAATGAATGGGTTGACTGAACTAATAATATTTATAACCTAAATGTTGTGAATgagttaaaataaaattttgttttaagCTTATTTACACCACACATATAATTAAGTTTAAATCCTGTGAAGCCACAACCAAAGCTTCGAAGATCCGCCAGGCAGCTAGGCCTGGCAAAATCGAGACATATGTGAAGCATTCCTGACAAATCCATTAACAACccattaattaaaatttgacttacccatatttgacccatctCATTGAATATGGATTGTGCATCgtcaacccattttgacacctctattCATGCAACATGTCTACGTATAATCAAACAGAATGAGGCCAAATCACCTTTTGCTGAGGAAAGTACCAttcatttctcttttccacGAAGGGCGGCCCCGCAAAAGATGTATCCGAAATCACCTGACGCGGTTAAAGAGGCAAACTCAAATCAAGAGTTCGTACAGTAGAGATCATTTTCCACACAAGCTGCTCATCTCTTGATAACCATTTACAGCATAAAAACACGGATCCACATCCAACTAGAGGATGACCACCAACTCTATAAGGGCACTCGTCCGTCAAGCAGATAGCGACACGAAGCGACTCCACCTTGACGTATTCCCCAAAATCTTGGATTTCCACTTGAGGAAATTCTTTCGAGAGTTCAGAGAGTAAAGCTCGAAGCAAAGAACATTTTCTATAAGGGCATTGTAAATTGTCTGTAGAAGTGTCACTCGGCtcttcatttttattgctcaaCTGTGCAGGGAAACAGTAAGCAAACTCTACTTCATGCCTTTCTCTTCTCAGAACGTGCAGAAGCTCATCTTGGTTGATGACTTTAGCCTCTTTATTGCCTTCCATAACAACAATTCCTTCAGCTATCCTTTCATCCCTTACTTGCAAAATTGGCACCCCTTCCGAGTCTTTTTGATGTGAACATTCATATTCCCTGTTCCTTCTAGAGAACTTGAAGTTCGGGCTCAAGCAACTCTGCACAAATGCATCCGATGCACATGCTTTGACAAAGTGAGTTGATGGGACATTCACATTTTCGTTATTGGCAGGGTCATAACATGGAATTCCTAACTCAGACTCGATTTTCCCTTTCAGAGAAGCCATTTTAGGCTTCTCCCCATGCACGAGTATCACATGCTTCGGTGAAAGAAATTTAACAAGATCCATTATCCCTTTTGCATCTGTGTGGGGACTGAAGGATAATTGATGAATCTGGACATGAAACACATTGAGTTAGCATATATTACACATGGAAGAATTGCATCACCTTGCAGAATTCTTCTACATAATAATTGGACTGTTCTTCTAGAGCAAGTTTTGTTTGGTAAGTGCACATTCATATATGAAGAAGGGGAAGTGTATGGTTTTACATAATTGATGACATCAAAACAGTGACGTCATCAAAGCCTACACCCGAGCCTGAAGAGAAATATTTTCACCCGGTGACTCTAAATTGGTATCATGGATAAATGACTAACTGAAGCTATAGACAAAGGCTTTGGGTAGAGTTGCCAAGGTGAGTAAATTATGCAAAGCAAAATTTGGAGACCAAGAGGGGAAATTGACATTTCAAGTTCTCATCCATTTTTCAGTAGCTGACATTGCCTAGGTACATTGTTTAACAGTCCTGTTTTATTTACACTGCAAAAGCATTCTTTAGATACAAATCCAAAGTACTTACTAGgtgaaatttgcaaaaaaatcaGGTGGGTTAAAGTGGAGAGAgctgaaacaaagaaaaaggaagatatACCTTTTTATTCAGTTATACGAAGGATTTTAGAAATAAAGAATGACAGGTTTAACTAAAATATGAAGAAGAATGCTCTGGTAGATGGTACATTGATAACAAATATGACACAACCATAATATACAAGAGATGACATGAACCTGACATCGAACATCAATCTCCGTGTCCTTatccaattcaattttagtGGGTTTCCCAGACATCAATTTATGTCCTATGGTTCCAGCCACGCAATACCTGGAAGATAAGCAGTGAAGGAGGAAACTGAGACATGATTCCATGGGATGATAGATATGAATTAAAGCCCCAAATACAGGTAAGGCAGTATGTACATGAAAGTTGTTTATAATTCTCAATATGCAAGTAGTCATATAAAAGGAGGTCATGGTGGCTTGAATTCATACTTTGGACTACCATCTATTAGGAGGTTCCA includes these proteins:
- the LOC115731923 gene encoding E3 ubiquitin protein ligase RIE1, which produces MSSSSSSNSPSSAAAAAGSDPQAPLLASRQGGADDSGSGPRPPSLAVLLGRATGRRGPSMLVRETAARELEQRRADWGYSKPVVALDIMWNTAFVVVSVVMLVCTADEHPNTPIRLWICGYAAQCLVHVVLVWIEYRRRNSRRVRDEERQQNYNYVNDSEDEEAGVDTASGSSARSNVTKRCESVNTMASFLWWIVGFYWVVSGGDVLLSEAPRLYWLAVVFLAFDVFFAIFCVVLACLIGIALCCCLPCIIAILYAFAGQEGASEADLSILPKYKFHILSDGEKTVVGAGKMVPVETTSGYLANERLLLPEDAECCICLTSYEDGAELHALPCNHHFHSTCIVKWLKMNATCPLCKYNILKGNEQI